A region from the Lolium perenne isolate Kyuss_39 chromosome 4, Kyuss_2.0, whole genome shotgun sequence genome encodes:
- the LOC127293765 gene encoding protein WRKY1 isoform X1, which yields MEEVEEANRIAVESCHRVLGLLSQSQDPAQLRSIALGTDDACAKFRKVVSLLSNEGGGGAVSHPRAKVASRKQTPAFLSQKGFLDNNTPVVVLNSSAHPSTSSAQAYPRNSILESQNAHPIGGPPKLVQPLSAHFQFGNVSRYQFQHQHQQQKMQAEMFKRSNSISGINLKFDSPSAATGTMSSARSFMSSLSMDGSVASLDAKSSSFHLIGGPAMSDPVNAQQAPRRRCTGRGEDGNGKCAVNGRCHCSKRSRKLRVKRTIKVPAISNKIADIPPDEYSWRKYGQKPIKGSPHPRGYYKCSSVRGCPARKHVERCVDDASMLIVTYEGEHNHTRMLAQSAQA from the exons ATGGAGGAAGTGGAGGAGGCGAACAGGATAGCCGTTGAGAGCTGCCACAGAGTGCTGGGCCTGCTCTCCCAGTCGCAGGACCCGGCGCAGCTCAGGAGCATAGCTCTGGGCACGGACGACGCCTGCGCCAAGTTCCGCAAGGTGGTCTCCCTCCTCAGCAACGAAGGAGGAGGGGGAGCAGTAAGCCATCCCAGAGCCAAGGTTGCGAGCAGGAAACAGACCCCGGCCTTCTTGAGCCAGAAGGGCTTCCTGGACAACAACACCCCGGTGGTGGTGCTGAACAGCAGCGCCCACCCTTCCACCAGCTCCGCGCAGGCGTATCCTAGGAACAGCATTCTGGAATCGCAGAACGCGCACCCGATCGGAGGGCCTCCCAAGCTGGTCCAGCCATTGTCCGCGCACTTCCAGTTCGGCAACGTATCGCGGTATCAGTTCCAGCATCAGCACCAGCAGCAGAAGATGCAGGCTGAGATGTTCAAGAGAAGCAACAGTATCAGTGGGATCAACCTGAAGTTCGACAGCCCCAGCGCGGCCACGGGGACGATGTCATCCGCGAGATCCTTCATGTCTTCTCTGAGCATGGATGGTAGCGTGGCCAGCCTGGATGCCAAGTCTTCGTCGTTCCATTTGATCGGCGGGCCTGCTATGAGTGACCCCGTGAATGCGCAGCAGGCGCCGAGGAGGCGGTGCACGGGGCGTGGGGAGGATGGGAATGGCAAGTGCGCTGTAAATGGCAGGTGCCATTGCTCAAAGAGGAG CAGGAAGTTGCGGGTGAAGAGGACGATTAAAGTTCCTGCCATTAGTAATAAAATTGCTGATATACCTCCAGATGAATACTCATGGAGGAAGTATGGGCAGAAGCCAATTAAGGGTTCCCCTCATCCCAG GGGGTACTACAAATGTAGCAGTGTCAGGGGCTGCCCAGCCAGGAAGCATGTTGAACGTTGTGTGGATGATGCCTCAATGCTCATTGTGACATACGAGGGTGAACACAACCACACGCGAATGCTGGCTCAGTCTGCACAGGCTTAG
- the LOC127293765 gene encoding protein WRKY1 isoform X2 — MEEVEEANRIAVESCHRVLGLLSQSQDPAQLRSIALGTDDACAKFRKVVSLLSNEGGGGAVSHPRAKVASRKQTPAFLSQKGFLDNNTPVVVLNSSAHPSTSSAQAYPRNSILESQNAHPIGGPPKLVQPLSAHFQFGNVSRYQFQHQHQQQKMQAEMFKRSNSISGINLKFDSPSAATGTMSSARSFMSSLSMDGSVASLDAKSSSFHLIGGPAMSDPVNAQQAPRRRCTGRGEDGNGKCAVNGRCHCSKRRKLRVKRTIKVPAISNKIADIPPDEYSWRKYGQKPIKGSPHPRGYYKCSSVRGCPARKHVERCVDDASMLIVTYEGEHNHTRMLAQSAQA, encoded by the exons ATGGAGGAAGTGGAGGAGGCGAACAGGATAGCCGTTGAGAGCTGCCACAGAGTGCTGGGCCTGCTCTCCCAGTCGCAGGACCCGGCGCAGCTCAGGAGCATAGCTCTGGGCACGGACGACGCCTGCGCCAAGTTCCGCAAGGTGGTCTCCCTCCTCAGCAACGAAGGAGGAGGGGGAGCAGTAAGCCATCCCAGAGCCAAGGTTGCGAGCAGGAAACAGACCCCGGCCTTCTTGAGCCAGAAGGGCTTCCTGGACAACAACACCCCGGTGGTGGTGCTGAACAGCAGCGCCCACCCTTCCACCAGCTCCGCGCAGGCGTATCCTAGGAACAGCATTCTGGAATCGCAGAACGCGCACCCGATCGGAGGGCCTCCCAAGCTGGTCCAGCCATTGTCCGCGCACTTCCAGTTCGGCAACGTATCGCGGTATCAGTTCCAGCATCAGCACCAGCAGCAGAAGATGCAGGCTGAGATGTTCAAGAGAAGCAACAGTATCAGTGGGATCAACCTGAAGTTCGACAGCCCCAGCGCGGCCACGGGGACGATGTCATCCGCGAGATCCTTCATGTCTTCTCTGAGCATGGATGGTAGCGTGGCCAGCCTGGATGCCAAGTCTTCGTCGTTCCATTTGATCGGCGGGCCTGCTATGAGTGACCCCGTGAATGCGCAGCAGGCGCCGAGGAGGCGGTGCACGGGGCGTGGGGAGGATGGGAATGGCAAGTGCGCTGTAAATGGCAGGTGCCATTGCTCAAAGAGGAG GAAGTTGCGGGTGAAGAGGACGATTAAAGTTCCTGCCATTAGTAATAAAATTGCTGATATACCTCCAGATGAATACTCATGGAGGAAGTATGGGCAGAAGCCAATTAAGGGTTCCCCTCATCCCAG GGGGTACTACAAATGTAGCAGTGTCAGGGGCTGCCCAGCCAGGAAGCATGTTGAACGTTGTGTGGATGATGCCTCAATGCTCATTGTGACATACGAGGGTGAACACAACCACACGCGAATGCTGGCTCAGTCTGCACAGGCTTAG